The following coding sequences lie in one Alicyclobacillus curvatus genomic window:
- a CDS encoding SDR family oxidoreductase, with protein sequence MLEQDVPQFPKQFPNQHQPVQPGIESAMDPPPVYDFADAKQSGILAGSTALITGGDSGIGRAVAVAFAKEGADVSIVYLNEHEDAQHTKEIVEGLGRRCLLYACDVGDEDNCIEAVERTIKTFGQFDILVNNAAEQHPQEGLEYISKHQLESTFQTNVFSFFYMTKAALKHFKAGSTIINTTSVTAYEGNKSLIDYSATKGAIVTFTRSLALSLAPRQIRVNAVAPGPIWTPLIPSTFVGSQITGFGADTPLGRAGQPVEVAPAYVYLASRNSTYVTGQVMHVNGGTIVGS encoded by the coding sequence ATGCTTGAACAAGATGTACCACAATTTCCGAAGCAGTTCCCAAATCAGCATCAGCCTGTGCAACCAGGCATTGAATCCGCAATGGATCCGCCACCAGTGTACGACTTTGCGGATGCCAAGCAATCCGGTATCTTGGCCGGTTCGACAGCACTCATCACCGGGGGGGACAGTGGTATCGGCAGAGCGGTCGCTGTTGCTTTTGCAAAGGAAGGAGCAGACGTTTCCATCGTCTATCTGAACGAACATGAAGACGCACAGCATACAAAGGAGATTGTCGAAGGACTCGGCCGCAGGTGTCTTCTATATGCATGCGACGTTGGGGACGAGGACAATTGCATTGAGGCAGTTGAACGCACCATCAAGACATTCGGGCAGTTCGATATCCTCGTCAACAATGCCGCTGAACAGCATCCGCAGGAAGGTCTCGAATACATCAGTAAACACCAACTGGAATCCACGTTTCAGACAAACGTCTTCTCGTTCTTTTATATGACGAAAGCTGCACTCAAGCATTTTAAGGCAGGAAGCACCATCATCAACACCACTTCGGTGACCGCGTATGAAGGAAATAAGAGCTTGATTGACTATTCTGCGACCAAAGGGGCAATTGTGACGTTTACGCGTTCACTCGCACTGTCGCTCGCGCCGCGTCAAATTCGAGTCAACGCGGTCGCACCGGGACCGATATGGACACCACTCATTCCGTCCACGTTTGTCGGAAGTCAGATAACCGGATTTGGCGCTGATACGCCGCTTGGGCGAGCTGGGCAACCGGTGGAGGTCGCACCTGCTTACGTTTATCTTGCATCACGCAATAGTACTTATGTTACTGGCCAAGTCATGCACGTGAACGGTGGCACCATCGTCGGCTCCTAA
- the fetB gene encoding iron export ABC transporter permease subunit FetB — protein sequence MSLLSLSFTLAFVAVALAIALWQRLGIERDLIVAVVRATVQLLIVGYLLKVVFATKSSVFTVLMVLLMIAVAVENARRRGKGIPGVWWRLAIAITLTTFVTIGFLLVTRIIPWTPQYVISLSGLMTGNSMVLSSLFLNHLISETKNRREEVNVLLSLGATPTQAIRHVVKRAIRTSMIPTIDSMKTTGLVQLPGIMTGQILAGQDPVTAVRYQLLILFALLTAAALTSITLGYLTKGSLFNRHQQLLQTFGHREA from the coding sequence GTGAGCTTGCTGTCGCTCTCATTTACCCTTGCCTTTGTCGCGGTTGCGTTGGCTATTGCTCTTTGGCAGCGGCTTGGCATCGAGCGTGATTTAATTGTGGCCGTTGTGCGCGCAACGGTCCAATTACTGATTGTCGGTTACCTTTTGAAAGTCGTGTTTGCAACCAAGTCGTCTGTTTTTACTGTCTTGATGGTGCTGCTGATGATTGCCGTGGCTGTGGAGAACGCCAGGCGCAGGGGAAAAGGCATCCCGGGTGTCTGGTGGCGGCTTGCCATTGCCATCACTCTGACGACGTTTGTTACGATTGGGTTCTTGCTCGTGACACGGATTATCCCTTGGACGCCGCAATACGTGATTTCCCTCAGTGGCCTCATGACCGGAAACTCGATGGTATTGTCTTCGTTGTTCTTGAATCACCTGATTTCGGAGACGAAGAACCGCCGAGAGGAAGTGAACGTCTTGTTGTCGCTTGGCGCGACACCGACCCAGGCGATTCGGCACGTGGTTAAGCGGGCGATTCGAACAAGTATGATTCCGACCATTGACTCGATGAAAACCACCGGTTTGGTCCAGTTACCTGGAATCATGACTGGGCAGATATTGGCTGGGCAAGACCCTGTCACAGCCGTGAGATACCAACTTCTGATTTTGTTTGCCTTGCTGACTGCAGCTGCACTCACGAGTATCACGCTTGGATACCTCACAAAAGGCAGTCTGTTTAATCGCCATCAGCAGCTACTGCAGACTTTTGGTCACCGCGAGGCGTAG
- a CDS encoding ATP-binding cassette domain-containing protein, with amino-acid sequence MTDSPNEKDIAVHFDQVKKTFRERDKETQVLKGITGTVPAGTVLTLVGPSGSGKSTLLSLCNLLLTPDQGDVYVYGREVRDWPIPSLRKTVGMVFQTPTLFPGTVLDNLALGPQLRGEQLDNPGYWLDAIDLPEELAGRSVEELSGGQRQRIALVRTLINEPSILLLDEVTSSLDPVSTQVVEALITDWRKKSGATVLWVTHHLDQARRLGDITWYLEAGELLEARNTADFFAAPEHERARAFVQDGNLATGVEETSVSVDSGELPSFAAREGREAE; translated from the coding sequence TTGACAGATTCGCCGAATGAAAAGGACATTGCTGTTCACTTTGACCAGGTCAAAAAGACATTTCGCGAGCGTGACAAGGAAACTCAGGTCTTGAAAGGGATCACCGGTACGGTTCCTGCGGGAACCGTATTAACTTTGGTGGGACCATCGGGATCTGGGAAGAGTACACTTTTGTCGCTGTGCAATCTACTTTTAACCCCTGACCAAGGCGACGTTTATGTGTATGGGAGGGAAGTACGGGATTGGCCGATTCCATCTTTGCGCAAGACGGTTGGTATGGTCTTTCAAACACCGACGCTCTTTCCTGGCACCGTTCTCGATAATCTTGCCCTTGGGCCACAACTCCGCGGTGAGCAATTGGACAACCCCGGATATTGGCTGGACGCCATTGATTTGCCAGAAGAACTGGCGGGGCGGAGCGTGGAAGAACTGTCTGGTGGACAGCGGCAACGTATCGCTCTGGTTCGCACACTCATTAACGAACCGTCCATTTTGCTGCTTGATGAAGTTACCTCCTCGCTCGATCCGGTATCTACCCAAGTGGTTGAGGCGCTGATTACCGATTGGCGAAAGAAGTCCGGTGCGACGGTGCTGTGGGTGACTCATCACCTCGACCAGGCGCGCCGCCTGGGTGATATCACGTGGTATCTCGAGGCCGGAGAACTGCTTGAGGCACGAAATACAGCAGACTTTTTTGCAGCACCAGAGCACGAACGAGCTCGGGCGTTTGTCCAGGACGGAAACCTTGCAACAGGCGTAGAGGAAACCAGTGTATCTGTGGATTCCGGAGAACTGCCGTCCTTTGCGGCACGCGAGGGGAGGGAAGCAGAGTGA
- a CDS encoding MBL fold metallo-hydrolase: MRVHVLGHWGAYPEPGQATTGLLVETDKHRVLIDVGSGVLAQLFDICPVADLTAVIVTHHHHDHTADLGVLGYALLLSRITGSRTAKLPMYMLQGSPERMSELAKEPLADVHILDANAVLDPKASIDIDGIQVSFARTAHAVPCLAVRMEYQGKVFVFSADTSYSHGVTQLARGAHLFLCESSMYFGQEKDAHAAGHMTAPQAGQMATEAEVKQLVLTHLPHYGNLADLVLQAATTYAGPIARAEHRMVLEVSSS, translated from the coding sequence ATGAGAGTTCATGTGTTGGGTCATTGGGGAGCGTACCCGGAGCCTGGGCAGGCAACGACAGGTTTGCTGGTTGAGACGGATAAGCACAGGGTCTTGATTGACGTCGGATCGGGCGTATTGGCGCAGTTGTTCGATATTTGCCCCGTAGCGGATTTGACAGCCGTTATCGTTACTCATCACCACCATGACCACACTGCAGACCTCGGTGTCCTCGGGTACGCACTTTTGCTCTCGCGGATTACTGGGAGTCGCACCGCAAAATTACCGATGTACATGCTGCAAGGGTCTCCTGAGCGGATGTCTGAACTGGCGAAGGAACCGCTAGCTGATGTGCATATTCTGGACGCCAACGCGGTTCTCGACCCCAAAGCCAGCATAGATATCGATGGAATCCAGGTGTCCTTTGCGCGTACCGCTCATGCGGTGCCATGTCTCGCTGTGCGGATGGAATACCAGGGGAAAGTCTTTGTGTTTTCGGCCGATACCTCGTATTCCCATGGGGTGACGCAGTTGGCACGAGGTGCCCATCTGTTCCTCTGTGAGTCAAGCATGTATTTCGGGCAGGAGAAGGATGCTCATGCGGCCGGACACATGACTGCTCCACAAGCAGGGCAGATGGCGACGGAAGCCGAGGTAAAACAACTCGTCTTAACACACCTGCCGCACTACGGAAATCTCGCCGATCTCGTTCTACAAGCCGCAACAACATACGCGGGTCCGATTGCACGCGCCGAGCACAGAATGGTTTTGGAGGTTTCGTCATCTTGA